One stretch of Schizosaccharomyces pombe strain 972h- genome assembly, chromosome: III DNA includes these proteins:
- the mug137 gene encoding BAR adaptor protein Mug137 (BAR adaptor protein, human endophilin A3-like), producing the protein MVSRFFSWTNEKPLGDQRAHLPDSFLELEQEIAIREEGLSKLFQATTIWIDSILKKVDGEDKEKCLACENLGKVMINHSKELPQDSSYGITLSQLGKANLKIGEHQTSLAYKARVCYLDFLKRYLVQAKDFHSARKKLESRRQAYESLLQKSFKEKKEDSRLEEDIRLALYKFEESTEQVKNRMIALKDVEADQYQQLTELIVYELNFFKESTGILNTIFNSQNSLTPQKKIQSSERSVENEFLASPMDPSLSKLFTKTTNTEKISPTPFSTPKRKSKKETVFVKAIYSFTGRNEKELDLHTGDVIQVSEQLGPDWYMGEKVNSKAEKLGNSGMFPVNYCTRIYDLHVQKSHETRSLERARSIRRIVSDDPRDYCSPIKQSPIQNLKFLDSDNSLLSSQNVEASSQPIKIRKPLPEIPNK; encoded by the exons ATGGTGTctagatttttttcttggaC aaacgAAAAA CCATTGGGAGACCAAAGAGCACACTTGCCTGATAGTTTTCTTGAACTTGAGCAAGAAATAGCGATTCGAGAAGAAG GACTATCTAAACTATTTCAAGCAACGACAATATGGATTGATTCAATTT taaaaaaggTCGATGGTGaggataaagaaaaatgtcTTGCTTGTGAAAATCTAGGGAAAGTGATGATAAATCATTCAAAAGAGTTACCACAAGACTCAAGCTATG GGATCACCTTGTCGCAATTAGGAAAAGCCAATCTAAAGATTGGAGAACATCAAACGTCTTTAGCATACAAAGCGAGAGTATGTTATctcgattttttaaaacgttATCTAGTACAAGCCAAGGATTTTCATTCtgcaagaaaaaaattggaaagcCGAAGACAAGCATACGAATCTCTCCTACAAAAgtcttttaaagaaaagaaggaagatTCGCGTTTAGAAGAAGATATTCGCCTGGCGCTGTACAAGTTCGAAGAATCCACCGAGCAAGTAAAGAATCGGATGATCGCATTAAAAGACGTTGAGGCTGATCAGTACCAACAATTAACAGAACTAATTGTTTATGAGCTAAACTTCTTTAAAGAGTCGACTGGTATTTTAAATACAATATTCAACTCTCAAAACTCATTGACGCCTCAGAAAAAGATCCAAAGTAGCGAAAGAAGCgttgaaaatgaatttcTTGCATCACCCATGGATCCATCACTTAGTAAGTTATTTACTAAGACCACTAATACTGAAAAAATATCACCAACACCGTTTTCTACTCCGAAAAG AAAATCGAAAAAGGAAACAGTTTTCGTCAAAGcaatttattcatttacgGGAAGGAATGAAAAAGAGCTCGATTTGCACACAGGGGATGTCATTCAGGTGAGCGAACAACTTGGACCGGATTGGTACATGGGCGAGAAGGTAAATAGTAAGGCAGAAAAACTTGGGAATTCAGGAATGTTTCCTGTAAACTATTGCACTAGGATATATGACCTCCATGTTCAAAAATCACATGAAACGAGATCTCTCGAGAGGGCGCGTTCAATCAGACGAATTGTAAGTGATGATCCTAGGGATTATTGTTCACCTATCAAACAATCTCCTATACAAAACCTCAAATTCCTTGACAGTGATAACTCTCTCTTGAGTAGTCAGAATGTTGAAGCTTCTTCCCAACCAATTAAGATAAGAAAGCCATTACCTGAAATTCcgaataaataa
- the bdp1 gene encoding transcription factor TFIIIB complex subunit Bdp1, with the protein MSSQILTSPTKKSMSRFAPKFTARREKVSDQKEVVHEEKNQPLTGNEVETSAQLSRDTANADISSPVVQTVVHKEATENPTASSYRKDDSVKQNEKLLHSNPTFKISKPTVLEQPLNAIEHLSPETDLSSSAEQQFMKELDLFFDENIPLSQLSAVSDGKADSPATKKSRRSYRESSLKRKSQLILENVGTDEKIINISETKMSALCDDPGIGRKSQRFIELEKMLFEEKRAKRIKKQGASTASSSREASLDSTIKQPLSASLLESSEPKEKEEIVGSLEEEGTDESASLEDSLSHPTKSILDQLADKMEVDGLNNNSNYSATPRTRVVNGQIVLDETSLEVDRHERDFVPAEEREYVEENSLSRRVTSATWGNRQKPEKWNAMDTEKFYKALSQWGTDFALIANMFPTRNRRQIKLKFKQEERRNPARVNQALKIKKPIDMEEYSKVSGKVFRPVEEMEKELQKIRENFEEERRRAIEVAEQRQLIVNHELEQEKNAPSPTDDKSYVFEDGVEVVGQVV; encoded by the exons ATGAGCTCGCAAATATTAACCTCACCTACAA AAAAATCAATGTCAAGGTTTGCCCCTAAATTTACAGCCCGTAGAGAGAAAGTATCGGACCAAAAAGAGGTTGTtcatgaagaaaaaaatcaaccCCTCACAGGAAACGAAGTAGAAACATCCGCTCAGCTGTCTCGTGATACTGCCAATGCTGATATTTCTAGTCCGGTTGTGCAAACAGTAGTTCACAAAGAGGCAACTGAAAATCCCACAGCTTCATCCTATAGAAAAGATGATTCAGTgaaacaaaatgaaaaacttttgcaTTCAAATcctacttttaaaatttctaaGCCAACGGTTCTTGAGCAGCCGTTAAATGCTATTGAGCATTTGTCGCCTGAAACCGATTTATCCTCTTCAGCCGAACAGCAATTTATGAAGGAAttagatttgttttttgatgaGAACATTCCCCTTTCTCAGCTCAGTGCTGTTAGTGACGGAAAGGCGGATTCTCCGGCTACAAAAAAGTCTCGCCGTTCATATAGAG AATcttctttgaaaagaaaaagtcaaTTGATATTGGAAAACGTGGGTACCGACGAGAAAATCATTAACATAAGTGAAACCAAAATGTCTGCTTTATGTGATGATCCTGGAATTGGCCGCAAAAGTCAACGATTTATcgaattagaaaaaatgctttttgaGGAAAAACGAGCAAAGAGgattaaaaaacaaggaGCAAGTACTGCAAGCTCTAGTCGAGAAGCGTCTTTAGATTCTACCATCAAACAGCCTTTGAGTGCCAGTCTTCTAGAATCAAGCGAACcgaaagagaaagaagaaatagtAGGAAGTTTGGAAGAAGAGGGTACGGATGAGTCTGCTTCTCTCGAAGATAGTCTCTCTCACCCAACAAAGTCTATTCTTGATCAGTTAGCAGATAAAATGGAAGTTGATGGTTTGAATAACAACTCCAATTACTCTGCAACTCCTCGTACGCGAGTTGTTAATGGCCAAATTGTTCTGGATGAAACCTCACTAGAAGTCGACCGTCATGAACGTGATTTTGTACCAGCAGAGGAACGCGAATACgttgaagaaaattctttaagTCGTCGGGTTACAAGTGCTACTTGGGGAAATAGGCAGAAACCTGAGAAATGGAACGCTATGGATactgaaaaattttataag GCTCTATCACAGTGGGGAACTgattttgctttaattGCTAATATGTTTCCAACTCGTAATCGTCGACAGATAAAACTAAAGTTTaaacaagaagaaagaagaaatccTGCACGTGTTAATCAagctttgaaaattaaaaaacctATTG ATATGGAAGAATATAGTAAAGTTTCAGGAAAGGTGTTTCGTCCGGTTGAAGAAATGGAGAaagaattgcaaaaaattcgtgaaaattttgaagaggAAAGACGTCGCGCAATTGAAGTTGCAGAACAAAGACAGCTCATCGTCAACCATGAGCTAGAGCAAGAAAAGAATGCGCCTTCTCCAACCGACGATAAGTCTTATGTATTTGAGGACGGAGTCGAGGTAGTCGGGCAAGTGGTTTAA
- the brl1 gene encoding histone H2B-K119 ubiquitin ligase complex (HULC) subunit, ubiquitin-protein ligase E3 Brl1: MSVVNESRKRRRLIHSEKETRRLDLGEEDDLELFQKEAAWRRSREYEHLTVLEKKLYEYWESLVLKLDHYVAAALENHEQSFEELEKITASLYQPDDNLQTLDLSLAEFSLIKDAQNYLNKYASYFQAHEPTLQKLAKFGSFKLKETPNVHEWIDQRQVHFTSMINYRTSQLKLALLKRKLSFFREALNSAELEWKRVQQDQLTSASERSIENIADDIPASEPKAILENGEGCLNDNDNISKLKNNFQSQADLMQANINSKLDELSQKSTRAAQLYVDIMGITDERVSREPHYLELKGVLSSNEEKIESINRDLSSLFEDIQFFISQRTKRQKDIIDLKLACVKEKQQLIKTLESSLTQIRNERDSLVAKQQMQYTNNLFFDDMMLLLSNLSNARVAILEGYSNRLCIWDRIERSKTGEMNNVLDEKEEISASSALEKLIKNNSCLEAELPSMYAAFDQSQSRLLKKYEELETKEKKALEMHYEKARATQKYFAAMKARDILMTEKKTLKLAENKEHDYIGKLQEREHALTKYESSLKAELEVYKQIKEIYGKHSVEVLTEDKHLQVKQTKLTQKLEDLIESVQKSGEKLMIMHQKLFHLQEEHTILSIKASYNKKESHLINQAYETQEAQVYKGMLKCSVCNFSNWKSKLIPNCGHAFCSNCMEPFYEHKTSTCPQCETPFSVSDILTIHL, translated from the coding sequence ATGAGCGTTGTGAATGAATCGAGGAAAAGAAGACGTCTTATTCACAGCGAAAAAGAAACGCGTCGTTTAGACCTCGGAGAAGAAGATGACTTAGAGTTATTTCAAAAGGAAGCAGCTTGGCGAAGATCTAGAGAGTATGAGCATCTCACtgttttggaaaagaaattatacGAGTATTGGGAATCTCTAGTTTTGAAACTTGATCATTACGTTGCTGCTGCTCTGGAAAATCATGAACAATCATTTGAAGAACTAGAGAAAATCACTGCTTCTTTATATCAACCTGATGATAATTTACAGACACTAGATTTGTCACTTGCTGAGTTCAGTTTAATCAAAGATGCGCAAAACTATTTGAATAAGTATGCTTCCTATTTTCAAGCCCATGAACCTACTCTACAAAAGTTAGCTAAATTTGgttcttttaaattaaaagaaactcCAAACGTCCATGAATGGATAGACCAACGCCAGGTTCATTTTACAAGTATGATTAATTACCGTACTAGCCAACTTAAGTTGGCACTCCtaaaaaggaaactttCCTTCTTTCGTGAAGCTTTGAATTCAGCTGAATTAGAATGGAAACGGGTGCAGCAAGATCAGCTTACTAGTGCTTCCGAAAGaagtattgaaaatatcGCTGATGATATCCCTGCTTCGGAACCAAAAGCAATTCTCGAAAATGGGGAAGGATGTTTAaatgataatgataatatttcaaaactaaaaaacaattttcaaTCTCAAGCTGATTTGATGCAAGCAAATATAAATTCCAAATTGGATGAACTTTCTCAAAAATCAACTCGTGCAGCACAATTGTACGTCGACATTATGGGTATAACGGATGAAAGAGTGAGTAGAGAGCCCCATTATTTAGAGCTGAAGGGGgttctttcttcaaatgaAGAGAAAATCGAATCCATTAATCGGGACCTCTCTTCATTGTTTGAGGACAttcagttttttatttctcaaCGGACGAAACGACAGAAGGatattattgatttaaaattggCATGTGTAAAAGAGAAACAACAACTTATTAAAACCCTTGAATCATCTTTAACCCAAATTCGTAACGAACGAGACTCTCTAGTGGCGAAACAACAAATGCAATATACTAACAATCTATTTTTTGACGATATGATGCTTTTATTAAGCAACTTGTCAAACGCTCGGGTTGCAATTCTAGAAGGTTATTCAAATCGATTGTGCATATGGGATCGTATTGAAAGGTCTAAGACTGGTGAGATGAATAATGTCCtagatgaaaaagaagaaatttctGCGTCTTCAGCTTTGGAaaaactaataaaaaataatagttGTTTGGAGGCTGAACTCCCAAGTATGTATGCAGCATTTGATCAATCACAATCTCGtttgttgaagaaatatgAAGAACTTGAAACGAAGGAGAAAAAAGCTTTGGAAATGCATTATGAAAAGGCTCGTGCCAcccaaaaatattttgctgCCATGAAAGCTCGGGACATTCTTATGACAGAGAAGAAAACTCTTAAACTGGCcgaaaataaagaacatGATTATATAGGGAAGTTGCAAGAGCGAGAACATGCGCTAACAAAATATGAATCCTCTTTAAAAGCTGAATTGGAAgtttataaacaaataaaggAAATCTACGGGAAACACTCGGTCGAAGTTTTAACAGAAGATAAGCACTTACAAGTTAAGCAAACAAAACTTACTCAAAAACTTGAAGATCTTATAGAGTCTGTTCAAAAATCTGGGGAAAAGCTTATGATCATGCATCAGAAGTTGTTTCATTTGCAAGAAGAGCATACTATTTTATCCATAAAAGCTTCGTATAATAAGAAAGAGTCTCATCTTATAAACCAGGCATATGAAACACAAGAGGCTCAAGTATACAAAGGAATGTTAAAATGCTCCGTGTGCAACTTTTCTAATTGGAAATCTAAACTCATTCCAAACTGTGGTCATGCCTTTTGTTCTAATTGTATGGAACCTTTTTATGAGCATAAAACAAGTACATGTCCGCAGTGTGAAACACCTTTTTCGGTTTCCGACATTTTGACCATTCATCTTTAA
- the bmt5 gene encoding rRNA (uridine-N3-)-methyltransferase Bmt5, with product MGKKARFKEARRLQKRNLNNAIGSSSINSQNSLTNDKIGKGKNKGPTERYVLPFEKNNRFLLLGEGNFSFAFSLLLHHVSSEGFVLATSYDSKEDLKQKYPDAAEYISKIEINGGKVMHEIDATKLHLHKKLKTQKFDTIFWNFPHSGKGIKDQDRNILDNQKMLLAFFKASKFLLSEKGVIVITLAETKPYTLWNLKGLAKDAGYTSLMTEKFDSSFYPEYSHRRTIGWIDGISERSPWKGELRDSRHYCFVVNGSNIKPYNQRKEKRKRSELSDDSSDSS from the exons ATGGGGAAAAAGGCTCgttttaaagaagcaagacgtcttcaaaaaagaaatttaaataatgcTATTGGTTCGTCAAGTATAAATAGCCAGAATTCTTTAACAAACGAcaaaattggaaaaggGAAGAACAAAGGCCCCACTGAGCGATATGTACTCccatttgaaaaaaacaatagatTTCTATTATTGGGAGAAGGCAACTTTTCGTTtgctttttcattattgcTACATCATGTATCATCTGAGGGGTTTGTGTTAGCTACCAGCTATGACTCTAAAGAAGATTTAAAGCAGAAATATCCAGATGCTGCTGAATACATCtcaaaaatagaaataaatgGGGGAAAGGTTATGCATGAAATTGATGCAACGAAACTGCATCTGCATAAAAAGCTTAAGAcacaaaaatttgatactatattttggaattttcCTCACTCGGGGAAAGGAATTAAGGATCAAGACCGCAACATTTTGGATAATCAAA AAATGCTTCTtgccttttttaaagcatctAAATTCCTTCTGTCAGAAAAAGGCGTAATTGTAATAACTTTAGCGGAGACCAAACCTTACACTTTGTGGAATTTGAAAGGTTTAGCCAAGGATGCAGGGTATACGAGTCTGATGACTGAAAAGTTTGactcttctttttatccCGAATATTCACACAGAAGAACTATCGGTTGGATTGATGGAATCAGCGAGAGATCGCCATGGAAAGGTGAATTGCGAGATTCACGACATTATTGCTTTGTGGTGAATGGAAGTAATATAAAGCCTTACAACCAGAGgaaggaaaaaaggaagCGTAGTGAGCTCTCCGATGATTCAAGTGATTCTTCCTAA
- the erm2 gene encoding aminopeptidase, translating into MTNSRRHIFERICAKAFQSSLTCSIFGFTVLLILYLLDWKRIAQVPGPNLLKDLEFQRAWNDLEYISSLPHPYNSKQNEHVRSYILKSMRELEATNQSYITVIDDTLTNITFESTDNDTLTYFEGDNILVKFEGKSKDLFPILLSAHFDSVSTGYGATDDGMGVATVMAIARYYAKNQPNRDLIININNAEEDYLFGAKAFASHKLSKNVTAFVNLEGAGSGGKAMLFRSSNGHVSSAYFKGNHYPLASILGNDFFKRGVIRSQTDYIVYEKMHNHTAGLDIAFYENRDIYHTRKDDINHLMPSSLRHMMYTASNAVKNLLNDSKSDLTKFRKPMFFLAFGKYWQLNLPIYQVLNIIFAVICPIVLLLTLIRFPSLYEQLKKPRYTVCFVVSCIFVSIFDTLTVLLLTWINPYVINSHTGLILALFYLTNLIALAFSFRAAATHSKLSSEDLSSIEIVFIWYAQILWYLVFIVSVILSIYFQLGSTYWVTLSYLCTFTCCIMTIIRINYFVDNVVTTQTTHEEDALIGSSINTSSHQHYGSTLNSTPHRRNSIALSNRAHVKLIDNIWTVIYFIFNVPFPVFLCYDILVETILPAGSQTLTDSVFSSKLYKLVIFVVFLSLVNSGPFIFRALSKKSLAVLTMLWITLFVQALSVNPFTESAPLKLSFVQMYDMDRMNNTVYVKNISPFTQDVLSLNPHFLFSNGSCNTSLCYYESTDPDFGGLKTPMSIHIEREKHQLDISINSGSKWCYVDFNTSVFFEAINGNSISGMYSSVRMGQRSFYAPYTLNLTITEVVKAEVTCLYDDIHEGIIPAYNTFVEHLPSWVAGVKASTGLLKVKSSIVI; encoded by the coding sequence ATGACAAATTCTAGACGGCATATATTTGAACGCATATGTGCTAAGGCTTTTCAGTCCAGTTTAACCTGCTCGATTTTTGGATTCACTGTACTGCTTATCTTATATCTATTAGATTGGAAACGGATTGCCCAAGTTCCAGGACCTAATTTGCTAAAAGATTTGGAGTTTCAACGAGCTTGGAATGACCTAGAGTATATATCAAGTTTGCCTCATCCCTATAATTCCAAGCAAAATGAACATGTTCGATCCTACATACTAAAAAGTATGCGAGAGCTGGAAGCTACAAATCAATCATATATTACAGTTATCGATGATACTTTAACAAACATTACTTTCGAATCGACTGACAACGATACTCTTACATATTTTGAAGGAGATAACATTCTTGTTAAATTCGAAGGGAAATCGAAGGATTTGTTTCCCATACTCCTGTCAGCACATTTTGATTCTGTATCCACTGGCTATGGTGCTACTGATGATGGTATGGGAGTTGCAACTGTGATGGCGATTGCCCGATATTATGCTAAAAATCAACCGAACAGAGATTTGATAATAAACATAAACAATGCTGAGGAGGATTATCTTTTTGGTGCTAAAGCTTTTGCTTCCCATAAACTCTCAAAAAACGTTACTGCTTTCGTCAATTTGGAAGGAGCCGGTTCAGGTGGAAAAGCGATGCTTTTTCGGTCAAGCAATGGACATGTCAGTAGCGCCTACTTCAAAGGAAATCATTATCCCCTCGCTTCGATATTAGGTAACGACTTTTTCAAGAGGGGTGTCATTCGAAGTCAAACTGATTACATTGTGTATGAGAAAATGCACAATCATACTGCAGGCTTAGATATCGCTTTTTATGAGAATAGAGATATTTATCATACAAGGAAAGATGACATTAATCACCTAATGCCCAGTTCACTTCGACATATGATGTACACTGCGTCGAATgctgttaaaaatttactcaACGACTCTAAGTCAGACTTAACTAAATTTCGTAAACCGATGTTTTTTCTTGCTTTTGGAAAGTATTGGCAATTGAATTTACCTATATATCAAGTTTTGAACATAATTTTCGCTGTCATTTGCCCgattgttttattattaactTTAATTCGCTTTCCTTCACTTTACGAGCAGCTCAAGAAGCCTAGATATACTGTTTGTTTCGTTGTTTCCtgtatttttgtttccaTATTTGATACCTTGACCGTATTATTGTTAACATGGATAAATCCTTATGTGATCAATTCTCATACCGGTTTAATCcttgctttattttatctcaCAAACTTAATTGCTTTGGCGTTTTCATTTAGGGCGGCTGCGACTCACAGTAAGCTTTCTTCTGAAGACCTTAGTTCCAtcgaaattgtttttatctGGTACGCTCAAATTTTATGGTACTTGGTTTTTATTGTTTCGGTTATTTTATCCATTTACTTTCAGCTTGGTTCTACATATTGGGTGACGCTTTCATACCTTTGTACTTTTACCTGCTGTATAATGACGATAATTCGAATTAATTACTTTGTAGACAATGTAGTAACCACACAAACTACTCATGAAGAAGACGCACTGATTGGCTCCTCTATTAATACTAGTAGTCATCAGCACTATGGAAGCACGTTGAATTCTACTCCTCATCGTCGAAATTCCATAGCATTGTCAAATAGAGCACATGTAAAGCTTATTGACAACATTTGGACTgtcatatattttatttttaacgTTCCGTTTCCAGTATTTCTTTGCTACGATATACTCGTTGAGACTATTTTACCAGCCGGTAGTCAAACTTTGACTGATTCAGTTTTTTCCAGCAAGCTGTATAAGTTAgttatttttgttgttttcttGTCTTTGGTTAACAGTGGACCTTTCATATTTCGTGCCTTGTCAAAAAAGTCGCTTGCTGTTCTTACTATGCTTTGGATTACATTATTTGTGCAGGCTTTATCAGTTAATCCGTTCACCGAGTCTGCACCACTTAAGCTTTCTTTTGTTCAGATGTATGATATGGATCGTATGAACAATACCGTTTATGTTAAAAACATATCACCTTTCACTCAAGATGTCTTGTCTTTAAATCCacactttttattttccaatgGATCTTGTAACACCTCACTTTGTTACTATGAATCAACAGATCCTGATTTTGGAGGGTTGAAAACTCCAATGTCCATTCATATTGAACGAGAAAAACACCAGCTGGACATAAGTATAAACTCCGGTAGTAAATGGTGTTATGTTGATTTTAATacttctgttttttttgaagctaTAAATGGGAATTCTATTAGTGGAATGTATTCATCCGTTCGCATGGGGCAAAGATCATTCTACGCTCCTTACACTTTGAACCTTACAATTACCGAAGTAGTCAAAGCGGAAGTTACTTGTTTATACGATGATATACATGAAGGAATTATTCCCGCATACAACACTTTTGTAGAACATTTACCAAGTTGGGTAGCTGGAGTTAAAGCAAGTACTGGGTTGCTTAAAGTGAAGTCTTCAATTGTTATATAA